The Planctomicrobium piriforme genome includes a window with the following:
- a CDS encoding acyltransferase family protein — MPGQNSSVTAVLPLRAARPRLLGLDWLRAMGAVLVVVLHAGMPYLTRPFPGLIWSASSPQKSELLNAICWGIDGFIMPLFFLMTGYFAAQLFTQRGANGFLQHRLQRIGGPLVFAFFAIMPFDLYIWMFGWVGEDLIPFQKILSLKLPPHLGASLWGVGHLWYLECVLTYCLAAWLIFQIRRQLFRTEVKYSFDWNRLPIANGLITLTAGIIIAGVTLWWQPRIVIGFRHGWLPYWENLMYYAVPFALGWCWRQQSERMPITPWRAASHLVLAGLALVCLQPLLDAHLNDETQPAASLATPVLFAAYGLLMSTGFFGLALTFQPQRVPTIVTRLSQASFWIYLVHHPLVGLLHVDLKLMDWSPELECLITTLVSLGLSLAMYEVLVRRTWVGQLLNGYREPPLSVRKQAAPMEFAAERRAA, encoded by the coding sequence ATGCCTGGCCAGAATTCCTCTGTCACCGCCGTTCTTCCGCTGCGTGCCGCCCGCCCGCGACTGCTGGGGCTCGACTGGCTACGGGCGATGGGAGCGGTGCTGGTTGTTGTCTTGCATGCCGGCATGCCGTATCTCACCCGGCCATTCCCTGGTCTGATCTGGTCGGCCAGTTCTCCGCAAAAGAGCGAACTGCTCAACGCCATCTGCTGGGGAATCGACGGCTTTATCATGCCGCTGTTCTTCCTGATGACCGGTTACTTCGCGGCGCAATTGTTCACGCAGCGCGGAGCGAACGGATTCCTGCAACACCGTCTGCAGCGCATCGGCGGTCCGCTGGTCTTCGCGTTCTTCGCGATCATGCCGTTCGATCTCTACATCTGGATGTTCGGCTGGGTCGGGGAAGACCTGATTCCCTTTCAGAAAATCCTCAGCTTGAAGCTCCCACCACATCTCGGCGCCTCGCTCTGGGGCGTCGGGCATTTGTGGTACCTGGAATGCGTCCTGACGTATTGCCTGGCCGCCTGGCTGATCTTTCAAATCCGGCGACAACTGTTTCGGACTGAAGTCAAGTACTCATTCGACTGGAACCGTCTGCCGATCGCCAACGGGCTGATCACTTTGACGGCCGGAATTATCATTGCCGGCGTCACACTGTGGTGGCAACCGCGGATCGTGATCGGCTTTCGACACGGCTGGCTGCCGTACTGGGAAAACCTGATGTACTACGCCGTGCCGTTCGCGCTTGGCTGGTGCTGGAGACAACAATCAGAACGCATGCCGATAACGCCGTGGAGAGCTGCGTCTCATCTCGTTCTTGCTGGGTTGGCTCTTGTCTGCCTGCAGCCGTTGCTGGATGCCCATCTCAACGACGAAACACAGCCTGCTGCCAGTCTCGCAACGCCAGTACTGTTTGCCGCCTACGGACTGCTGATGTCCACGGGGTTCTTTGGCCTCGCACTCACGTTCCAGCCGCAGCGTGTGCCGACAATTGTGACGCGGCTCTCTCAGGCGTCCTTCTGGATCTATCTGGTGCATCACCCGTTGGTCGGTCTGCTGCATGTCGATCTGAAACTGATGGACTGGAGTCCTGAACTCGAGTGCCTCATCACGACACTCGTTTCACTCGGCTTGTCGCTGGCGATGTACGAAGTGCTCGTCCGCCGCACCTGGGTCGGACAGTTGCTGAACGGTTATCGCGAACCGCCGCTGTCGGTGAGGAAGCAAGCCGCTCCGATGGAGTTCGCAGCCGAACGACGGGCAGCATGA
- a CDS encoding transglutaminase family protein, whose product MSAVMSTVIRDWVGLGRLPGWQRTAAVGLLLVQNAVLVLVMKSHLLPMEVLALAGWFAPQFRLVWRLPVPLTFVPVILFFLIRCRVGASDFTAMGFIGTEVAYELASCCLTVQLLMLFMKQYERRLPIWYLAVSGAGMVMAGDIRVTGAHREAMMWLTAAYLVCWGVFASASREPVTVRRRWRIFRMSAVLVMLSVSLFLGRQLSVIFHRHENQLERVISELIFSNDHSEFRHGFSGTGGLSDVTSMKQDHGEEVALEIEADFRPDYLRGRVFDLFYGNRWHMTGDYRAVVSRTNESNVRPNRPHENLFLLRDPLPEETRTMAVWPFEERTSAHCFSPLGTVAVACDASLLKVDANGIIERYAEDSATSYVVLTSDEVPPDYVVDPKFVQIPFEMDPYVRDLAHAICDDHPTPTGKMEAVADYFQTNFSYDRDVRVPRRADRLAYFLTERMPAHCEYFATATVLLLRIAGVPARYVTGYVVTGKNDVNGRWVARRQDSHAWVEAYDETQKKWITVESTPATGVPKEEPQSRGRELFEAIVSLWHHLNEFFSSGAAWPFLQKATRPLIVISSVLLVFYFVYRRCRRTIIPNWIEARKVVPLARERIRMDRFLASRGLVRTADESLLHFARRVEADKRLTTARQMADWYREYAYLRFGEMQGEDEGTVSIMRNKRVELARQTKVVS is encoded by the coding sequence ATGTCTGCTGTAATGTCCACCGTCATCCGCGACTGGGTGGGACTAGGGCGGCTGCCGGGCTGGCAACGCACCGCTGCGGTAGGGCTGTTGCTGGTGCAGAACGCAGTTCTCGTGCTGGTGATGAAATCCCACTTGCTGCCAATGGAAGTGCTGGCGCTGGCGGGTTGGTTTGCGCCGCAATTCAGGCTCGTCTGGCGGTTACCTGTGCCGCTCACGTTCGTGCCTGTGATTCTGTTCTTCCTGATTCGCTGCCGAGTCGGCGCCAGTGACTTTACGGCAATGGGATTCATCGGGACGGAAGTGGCCTATGAACTCGCGAGCTGTTGCCTGACGGTGCAACTGCTGATGCTGTTCATGAAGCAGTACGAACGACGACTGCCAATCTGGTACCTGGCCGTCTCTGGCGCCGGGATGGTGATGGCGGGTGACATTCGAGTCACCGGCGCGCACCGCGAGGCGATGATGTGGCTCACCGCGGCTTACCTGGTCTGCTGGGGTGTATTTGCCTCGGCTAGCCGCGAGCCGGTGACAGTCCGTCGCCGCTGGCGCATTTTTCGGATGAGCGCCGTTCTCGTGATGTTGAGCGTCTCCCTGTTTCTCGGTCGGCAGCTTTCGGTGATCTTTCATCGTCACGAGAACCAGTTGGAACGAGTGATCAGCGAGCTGATTTTTTCGAACGATCATTCCGAATTCCGCCACGGATTTTCGGGCACGGGGGGTTTGTCGGATGTGACGTCGATGAAACAGGATCACGGCGAAGAGGTGGCCCTGGAAATCGAAGCCGACTTTCGGCCTGATTACCTGCGAGGTCGGGTCTTCGATCTGTTCTATGGCAACCGCTGGCACATGACGGGCGACTATCGCGCCGTCGTGTCCCGGACGAATGAATCGAATGTGCGTCCGAACCGTCCTCACGAAAATCTCTTCCTGCTGAGAGATCCGCTGCCTGAAGAGACGCGCACAATGGCGGTCTGGCCGTTCGAGGAACGGACTTCCGCGCACTGTTTTTCGCCGTTGGGGACCGTGGCGGTCGCCTGCGACGCCAGCCTGCTGAAAGTCGATGCGAACGGGATCATCGAACGGTACGCGGAAGACTCCGCGACCTCGTATGTCGTGCTGACGAGCGATGAAGTTCCCCCCGACTATGTCGTCGATCCCAAGTTTGTGCAGATCCCCTTTGAGATGGACCCCTACGTTCGGGACCTGGCGCATGCCATCTGTGATGACCATCCGACGCCGACCGGCAAGATGGAAGCGGTTGCCGACTACTTTCAGACAAACTTCAGCTACGACCGCGATGTCCGAGTTCCCCGCCGGGCCGACCGTCTGGCTTACTTTCTGACCGAACGCATGCCGGCCCACTGCGAGTACTTTGCCACCGCAACGGTCCTCCTCTTGCGAATCGCAGGCGTTCCCGCCCGCTATGTCACCGGTTATGTCGTGACGGGAAAGAATGACGTCAACGGCCGCTGGGTCGCGCGGCGTCAGGATTCCCATGCCTGGGTCGAAGCTTACGACGAGACTCAAAAGAAGTGGATCACTGTCGAGTCGACCCCTGCCACGGGCGTTCCCAAAGAGGAACCGCAGTCGCGAGGACGCGAACTGTTCGAGGCCATCGTCTCCCTGTGGCATCATCTCAACGAATTCTTTTCGTCGGGCGCGGCCTGGCCGTTCCTGCAAAAAGCAACGCGTCCGTTGATTGTGATCAGCAGCGTGTTGCTGGTGTTCTACTTTGTCTACCGGCGATGTCGGCGGACGATCATCCCCAACTGGATCGAAGCTCGAAAGGTCGTGCCGCTGGCGCGCGAACGGATCCGGATGGACCGCTTTCTCGCAAGCCGTGGATTGGTGCGGACAGCGGATGAGAGCCTGCTGCACTTTGCCCGTCGGGTCGAAGCAGACAAGCGGCTGACAACGGCGCGGCAGATGGCGGACTGGTATCGCGAGTATGCCTACCTGCGTTTCGGTGAAATGCAGGGAGAAGACGAAGGGACTGTTTCAATCATGCGCAACAAGCGAGTGGAGCTCGCCAGACAAACGAAGGTTGTCTCGTGA
- a CDS encoding 3-keto-disaccharide hydrolase — protein sequence MRTTIPGFLVLAALAGCTPAPQEPPKAASPPAPLPVSESVKSHLPSQAGEVLEADFQPLLLEQFTPFQGESGTWTTGERGVIQTSGIPKGYLHSNQPYENFTLRGDFQFVLTEEQAKNPAKANTGFMLAIQEPHKVWPRSLEVQGRWDNMGSINSNGGLPAPVTHDDPAVRERVRRPATDWNSIEIVMKDGAITSRLNGEVVCTSEPAEETQGFIGLQAEGFVVRFRNLRIRTEPAGERPPLPAP from the coding sequence ATGCGCACGACGATCCCCGGTTTTCTAGTCCTTGCGGCTTTGGCTGGCTGCACGCCGGCGCCGCAGGAGCCGCCGAAAGCAGCAAGTCCCCCGGCCCCATTGCCGGTTTCAGAGTCGGTGAAGAGCCATTTGCCGTCCCAGGCAGGGGAAGTACTGGAAGCGGATTTTCAGCCGCTGTTGCTCGAGCAGTTCACCCCGTTTCAAGGGGAATCAGGCACCTGGACGACCGGCGAACGGGGAGTGATCCAGACCAGCGGGATTCCGAAGGGGTATTTGCACAGCAATCAGCCGTACGAGAACTTCACTCTGCGTGGAGACTTTCAGTTCGTGCTGACAGAAGAACAGGCGAAGAATCCCGCCAAGGCCAACACCGGGTTCATGCTGGCGATTCAAGAGCCTCACAAGGTCTGGCCGCGATCCCTCGAAGTGCAGGGACGCTGGGACAACATGGGATCGATCAATTCGAATGGCGGGTTGCCGGCTCCGGTGACTCACGATGACCCCGCCGTTCGAGAACGGGTTCGACGCCCGGCGACCGACTGGAACTCGATCGAGATTGTGATGAAAGATGGCGCGATTACGTCGCGGCTGAACGGCGAAGTGGTCTGCACCAGTGAACCTGCGGAGGAGACGCAAGGGTTCATCGGACTTCAGGCAGAAGGCTTTGTCGTGCGATTTCGCAACCTGCGGATTCGAACAGAACCCGCCGGCGAACGACCGCCGTTGCCAGCGCCGTAA
- the ygfZ gene encoding CAF17-like 4Fe-4S cluster assembly/insertion protein YgfZ, which produces MTLPPAVSFDLSDWTQLDVSGPDARKFLHNFCTNDINGLRPGQRREAFFCDIKGRVLGHVQVFADEQRMRLIGVPGTAEKLVPHLKKYLLDADVTIVDRTAELGLLCVCGEQTAQSLSTAFGAAIEVALGQCQTLESVGGSYLIGATDVVSAPAVLISAERERLTDFRERLPDEVIALGTPELFELLRIAAAFPWYGRDLGPENIAQEAARTPQTISFTKGCYLGQEPIARLDAMGHTNKELRVLQIAGDHVQPGSAVLANGAQVGTLTSVAMGEERGRSLALGMIRTKFAAPGTELVIQSEGNEFSAMIA; this is translated from the coding sequence ATGACGCTTCCCCCCGCCGTTTCGTTCGATCTCTCGGATTGGACTCAGCTCGATGTCAGCGGTCCTGATGCGAGAAAGTTCCTGCATAACTTTTGCACCAACGACATCAACGGCCTGCGGCCCGGCCAACGTCGCGAGGCGTTCTTCTGCGACATCAAGGGGCGCGTCCTGGGACATGTGCAGGTGTTCGCAGACGAACAACGGATGCGACTGATCGGCGTCCCGGGCACGGCCGAGAAGCTTGTCCCGCACCTGAAGAAGTATCTGCTCGACGCCGATGTCACGATTGTCGACAGGACCGCAGAACTCGGTCTCCTCTGCGTCTGCGGCGAACAGACGGCACAGTCGTTATCGACGGCTTTTGGCGCCGCGATTGAAGTCGCGCTGGGCCAGTGCCAGACCCTGGAATCGGTCGGCGGCAGCTATCTGATCGGTGCGACGGACGTTGTGTCTGCTCCGGCAGTTTTGATTTCCGCCGAACGCGAGCGACTCACTGATTTCCGGGAACGTCTGCCAGATGAAGTGATCGCGCTCGGCACACCGGAACTGTTCGAACTCTTGCGTATTGCTGCCGCATTCCCCTGGTATGGCCGCGATCTGGGGCCGGAGAACATTGCGCAGGAAGCCGCCCGAACGCCGCAGACGATCAGCTTCACGAAGGGTTGTTATCTCGGTCAGGAACCGATTGCACGGCTCGATGCGATGGGGCATACCAACAAGGAATTACGCGTACTGCAGATCGCAGGCGATCATGTTCAGCCTGGCAGTGCGGTTCTCGCGAATGGCGCTCAGGTGGGAACATTGACTTCCGTTGCGATGGGGGAAGAACGTGGCCGCTCGCTGGCACTGGGAATGATTCGTACCAAGTTCGCCGCCCCAGGCACGGAACTTGTCATCCAGTCTGAAGGCAACGAGTTCTCCGCTATGATCGCGTGA